From the genome of Segatella hominis, one region includes:
- a CDS encoding cellulase family glycosylhydrolase, with product MKKITILSFLIMAFAMVSFSACSNEDTIGGGEGLSKDFVVSRSDMAFTKNGGETDLYVKAAQVPTVSTEAAWLAVTPVAGSSSITHHFLIKAEANTANDDRSATITVAAGSDTKTITVIQNSTEGLLITSGKTLNVGAAGGKVTVTLKANASYSQVISNEWVSEITTRANMMEYTRNYTVAANISNARSATISYTMVVNDSTSITEAVTVNQEQGTSSSDMSKTAMDIAALMYPGWNLGNTMEAGNAANNWKNAGIGSETSWQSAKTTQQLIDLVKASGFNSVRIPCSWVMGHITDAEACTIDADWLARVHEVVDYCIKNDLYVIINQHWDGGWIEHDGFTAATDVDATKAKLTKIWTQIANSFKNYDERLIFAGMNEPGVGGGDANALLGTADLANRIAEYEQTFIEAVRATGGNNAKRVLVVQGPNTNIDNFVAHNYMNKIHDSATDRLMVEVHFYDPYQFTDLSEDKDWGKYYLYWGKNNKGGDADRTADAKYNEDYVEAQMEKMKTHFFDKGYPVLIGEFGANQRLAIGKDALHDASVKDYYKAVVTSAINNGCVPVAWDTNSNFPSMTIFNRAGANISNANMMESINAGVAAAKWPSK from the coding sequence ATGAAGAAAATAACAATTTTATCGTTTCTGATCATGGCTTTTGCCATGGTCAGTTTCTCAGCCTGTTCTAATGAGGATACCATCGGAGGCGGTGAAGGACTCTCTAAGGATTTCGTGGTTTCCCGTTCTGATATGGCGTTTACGAAGAATGGTGGTGAGACAGACTTATATGTCAAGGCGGCTCAGGTGCCAACGGTTTCTACCGAAGCGGCTTGGTTGGCTGTAACTCCTGTGGCTGGCTCTTCTAGTATCACCCATCATTTCCTCATCAAGGCAGAGGCAAATACGGCCAATGATGACCGTTCGGCAACTATCACCGTAGCGGCTGGTTCTGATACCAAGACTATCACCGTAATCCAGAACTCTACCGAGGGACTGCTCATAACATCAGGTAAGACCCTGAATGTGGGGGCTGCAGGTGGTAAGGTTACTGTTACCCTGAAGGCAAATGCAAGTTATTCTCAGGTCATCAGCAATGAATGGGTGAGTGAGATTACTACTCGTGCCAACATGATGGAATACACCCGCAACTATACGGTGGCTGCCAACATCAGCAATGCCCGTTCGGCAACCATCAGCTATACCATGGTGGTAAACGACAGTACTTCCATCACCGAAGCTGTTACCGTCAACCAGGAGCAGGGTACTTCTTCTAGTGATATGAGTAAGACGGCTATGGATATTGCAGCCTTGATGTATCCGGGTTGGAACTTGGGTAATACGATGGAGGCAGGAAATGCTGCCAATAACTGGAAGAATGCCGGTATCGGTTCTGAAACTTCATGGCAGTCGGCAAAGACTACCCAGCAGCTCATCGACCTGGTGAAGGCTTCCGGTTTCAATAGCGTCCGTATTCCTTGTTCTTGGGTGATGGGTCACATCACAGATGCTGAGGCTTGCACCATCGATGCCGATTGGCTGGCTCGTGTTCACGAGGTGGTAGATTACTGCATCAAGAACGATCTCTATGTCATCATCAACCAGCATTGGGATGGTGGATGGATTGAGCATGATGGCTTTACTGCTGCTACTGATGTGGATGCTACCAAGGCAAAACTCACCAAGATCTGGACTCAGATAGCCAATAGTTTCAAGAATTATGACGAGCGTCTTATCTTTGCCGGTATGAATGAGCCTGGTGTGGGTGGCGGTGATGCCAATGCATTGCTGGGCACTGCGGATTTGGCCAATAGAATTGCAGAGTATGAGCAGACTTTCATTGAGGCAGTGCGTGCTACTGGTGGCAACAATGCCAAGCGAGTTCTGGTGGTTCAGGGTCCTAATACCAATATCGACAACTTCGTGGCTCATAATTATATGAATAAGATCCATGATTCAGCTACCGACCGATTGATGGTAGAGGTTCACTTCTATGATCCATATCAGTTTACTGATTTGAGTGAAGACAAGGATTGGGGAAAGTACTATCTCTATTGGGGTAAGAACAACAAGGGTGGTGATGCCGACCGCACTGCTGATGCCAAATACAACGAGGATTATGTAGAGGCTCAGATGGAGAAGATGAAGACCCACTTCTTCGACAAGGGTTATCCCGTGTTGATTGGTGAGTTTGGTGCCAACCAGCGTCTGGCTATCGGTAAGGATGCGCTTCATGATGCATCCGTGAAGGATTACTATAAGGCAGTCGTTACCAGTGCCATCAACAATGGATGTGTGCCAGTAGCTTGGGATACAAATTCAAATTTCCCAAGTATGACCATCTTTAATAGAGCTGGTGCTAATATCAGCAATGCGAATATGATGGAGAGTATCAATGCTGGAGTTGCTGCTGCTAAGTGGCCTTCTAAATAA
- a CDS encoding glycoside hydrolase 5 family protein, which produces MRKIFFLLMMALATAGNISAKSNFVKVKDGHFIRDGKPYYYVGTNFWYGAILGSEGQGGNRERLCKELDEMKAMGIDNLRILVGSDGKRGVKTKVEPTLQEAPGVYNDTILAGLDYLLMEMGKRKMLAVLYLNNSWEWSGGYGYYLEQAGMGKAPRPNEDGYPAFMNYVAKYAACEKAHQYFYDYVRFILTRTNRYTKKKYKDDPAIMSWQIGNEPRAFSKEQLPAFEKWLGEASKLIRSLDKNHLISIGSEGKWGCEGELNCWERICADKNVDYCNIHLWPYNWSWARKDHLLEDLGISCKNTKEYIDEHLEVCGRIRKPLVMEEFGYPRDGFSFSTSSTTEARDGYYKYVFSLVGDNAASGGYFAGCNFWGWGGFANPKHEQWQVGDDYTGDPAQEAQGLNSVFSTDKSTLDVVKTQVDRMKKIGK; this is translated from the coding sequence ATGAGGAAAATATTCTTTTTACTGATGATGGCTTTAGCTACTGCTGGCAACATTTCTGCTAAGTCTAACTTTGTGAAAGTGAAGGACGGACATTTTATCCGTGATGGTAAACCATATTATTATGTAGGGACCAATTTCTGGTATGGTGCCATTCTCGGTTCTGAGGGACAGGGTGGTAATCGTGAACGTCTTTGCAAGGAACTTGACGAGATGAAGGCGATGGGTATAGACAACCTTCGTATTCTTGTAGGATCTGATGGCAAGAGAGGAGTAAAGACTAAGGTGGAACCTACTTTGCAGGAGGCTCCTGGAGTGTATAATGATACGATTCTTGCAGGTCTCGACTATCTGCTGATGGAGATGGGCAAGCGCAAGATGCTGGCCGTGCTCTATCTTAACAATTCCTGGGAATGGAGTGGCGGTTATGGCTATTACCTGGAGCAGGCTGGGATGGGGAAGGCTCCAAGGCCTAATGAAGATGGATATCCTGCTTTCATGAATTATGTGGCTAAATATGCAGCCTGTGAGAAGGCGCATCAGTATTTTTATGATTATGTGCGATTTATACTTACGAGAACAAATAGATATACAAAGAAGAAGTACAAAGATGATCCAGCCATTATGTCATGGCAGATAGGTAATGAGCCTCGTGCTTTCAGCAAAGAGCAGTTGCCTGCTTTCGAAAAGTGGCTGGGTGAAGCGAGCAAGCTGATTCGTTCGCTCGATAAGAATCATCTGATTTCTATCGGTAGCGAAGGTAAATGGGGATGTGAAGGTGAACTGAACTGTTGGGAACGGATCTGTGCCGATAAGAATGTAGATTATTGCAACATTCATCTTTGGCCATACAACTGGAGTTGGGCGAGAAAAGATCATTTGCTGGAAGATTTGGGAATCTCCTGCAAGAACACCAAGGAGTATATTGATGAACATCTTGAGGTATGCGGACGTATTAGGAAACCATTGGTGATGGAGGAGTTCGGCTATCCTCGTGATGGTTTCTCTTTTTCAACTTCTTCTACAACAGAAGCACGTGATGGATATTATAAGTATGTGTTCAGTCTTGTTGGCGACAATGCTGCATCCGGCGGTTACTTTGCTGGTTGCAACTTCTGGGGATGGGGCGGCTTTGCCAATCCTAAGCATGAGCAGTGGCAGGTAGGTGATGACTACACCGGTGATCCTGCTCAGGAAGCGCAAGGTCTGAACTCCGTCTTTTCTACTGATAAATCTACATTGGATGTAGTGAAGACGCAGGTAGACAGAATGAAGAAGATTGGTAAGTAA
- a CDS encoding transposase, whose amino-acid sequence MSKYTKIISDLRSFFAKNDDNRAIKCIMGVMEHINIRSSQIGVEKKENCKFTTLQVLNLLMLFPFFVVKNASRYSNSSLSKLFNCDKDMFYRFMNDGNVKWRKLLYAMNLQLIKKISSSTTVHHDKPVCLIIDDTDAPKTGMTTELIGRIWSHVHQKSILGYKCLTMMLSDGVSQLFLDFSLHGEEGKDKQKVQGLTAKQRKARYTEDHEGQAVKDRVDEYLMKKTDKAIDMVKYAIKRGVRFDYLLVDSWFTNTKLVRFISSRHIKCHLLGMIKLGKTNYATKHGKMNAKQIIKHLQKEKACKHNKILRCTYCTMDVKLDGVPVRLFFCKRGRKGNWNGLLTTDLSLSFLEAYRIYARRWATEVAYKDCKTLLNFGKCQSVHFAAQIASFTLTMMQYNILCTVKRFEAYETIGGLFTEVTNDTLELSVTDKIWAIILDFVLEAAERYSIDATELLADFIESNPVAHTLRNMYIYKQAS is encoded by the coding sequence GTGAGCAAATATACAAAAATTATTTCAGATCTGCGAAGCTTTTTCGCAAAAAATGACGATAATCGTGCAATTAAGTGCATTATGGGTGTGATGGAACATATAAATATACGCTCCAGCCAGATTGGAGTAGAGAAGAAAGAGAACTGCAAGTTCACCACTTTGCAGGTACTCAACCTCCTCATGCTCTTCCCGTTCTTCGTAGTCAAGAATGCGAGTCGATACTCCAACTCGTCCTTGAGTAAATTGTTCAATTGTGATAAAGACATGTTCTATCGTTTTATGAATGATGGCAACGTCAAGTGGCGCAAGTTACTATATGCAATGAATCTTCAGCTGATAAAGAAGATATCAAGCAGCACAACTGTTCATCATGACAAGCCGGTTTGTTTGATTATTGATGATACTGATGCACCTAAGACTGGTATGACGACCGAACTCATAGGAAGAATCTGGTCTCATGTTCATCAAAAGAGCATCCTTGGTTATAAGTGTCTGACCATGATGTTGTCCGATGGCGTTAGCCAGCTCTTTCTCGATTTTTCTCTTCATGGTGAGGAGGGAAAGGACAAGCAAAAGGTTCAGGGACTTACTGCTAAGCAACGCAAAGCTCGCTATACCGAGGACCACGAAGGGCAAGCGGTAAAAGATCGTGTGGATGAATATCTGATGAAGAAGACAGACAAGGCCATAGATATGGTCAAGTATGCCATCAAGCGAGGTGTTCGCTTTGATTACTTGCTCGTAGATAGCTGGTTTACAAACACTAAGCTTGTGCGTTTCATTTCCAGCAGACATATCAAGTGTCACCTGTTGGGCATGATTAAACTGGGCAAAACCAACTATGCAACGAAGCATGGCAAGATGAATGCCAAGCAAATCATCAAGCACCTGCAAAAGGAGAAGGCATGCAAACACAACAAAATACTTCGCTGTACCTATTGTACAATGGACGTTAAGTTGGATGGTGTGCCAGTCCGTTTGTTCTTTTGCAAACGAGGACGCAAGGGAAACTGGAATGGGTTGTTGACCACAGACCTTTCTCTTAGCTTCCTTGAAGCGTATCGTATTTATGCCAGACGATGGGCTACCGAAGTTGCATACAAGGATTGCAAGACCTTGCTGAACTTTGGTAAATGCCAGTCTGTACATTTTGCCGCTCAAATTGCTAGCTTCACTTTGACAATGATGCAGTATAACATCTTGTGTACAGTGAAGAGATTTGAAGCGTATGAAACCATCGGTGGTCTCTTTACAGAGGTTACCAATGACACTCTCGAGTTGTCCGTAACGGACAAGATATGGGCTATCATTTTGGACTTCGTTCTGGAAGCAGCAGAGCGTTACTCTATAGATGCTACAGAGTTGCTGGCAGATTTCATCGAAAGTAATCCTGTTGCCCATACGCTACGTAATATGTATATTTATAAACAAGCAAGTTGA
- a CDS encoding SusC/RagA family TonB-linked outer membrane protein: MSHNRLNSKCKSVIGRPLALSLMMLLPLTASAQSKVTGTVTDANGETVIGATVKIKGVNGVGTVTDLDGKFSINAKPGQTLEISYVGYSNKTAKVPANGKISIVMTEDTHSLNEVVVVGYGTMKRSDLTGSVSSIDEKAIKQGVNTSMEQAMQGRIAGVQVTQNSGAPGGGISVQIRGINSFNGNEPLYVIDGIPVSGNTSSNTSVLASINPSDITSIEVLKDASATAIYGSRASNGVVLVTTKRGQDGKAQVSYDGYIGWQAIPKYLDVMNLKEYADFYNARQEARGYGIREDFKDPSLLTDGTNWQKELFQTAFMQNHAINVSGGNKDMHYSLSGGFLDQDGVGIGSGFTRASFRANFDTNINKWVQVGFNTAYSNTKQTLTFSENDVINTALNQFPDVAARNPDGSYGVPEANDFNTSYSNPIFEANMKENRTNNYQLDYNVFANIKPVKGLNIRIEYGGNRGWGNSYYFVPDYSDGNIKVESQSTRTKTLSKYSSFKQYATYDFDPFKHNHFQIMLGHEAQWGNWESLSGSRKGYISDSLHSLGIGDASTATNSGDDGTPWAIESYFGRLNYNLLERYLLTATLRTDGSSSFGKNNRWGWFPSAALAWRITQEPFMKDVKWLNNWKLRLGWGLVGNQSTGSFAYGATMNNVATAWGTGYYPARFPNPDLKWESTNSWNVGMDFAFLDNRIEFIVDAYLKKTDNLLMEAALPSYVINNDWQGMSAPWVNTGSIENKGIEFTLNTVNINKGDWSWRTGATLSINRNKLTALNSDDATISGKIGTETLTLSKIGGPVGRFYGYNVIGMYKTADDFYQKNSKGEFLLDAAGNKVPTPRPADGDGNMYPIAPNSIWVGDYIFEDVNGDGKIDNNDRTFIGDPNPDFTFGLNNTITWKNFDFSFFINGSVGGDIYNYVRQGHTNPEKYGNMMKEVAGYAKIGLIDPNGSATDINNVYVTNPTTATTQRISTAGQSQNDNNRVSSRFVEDGSYLRLKSISLTYNFPKKWLAPLQIQSLSIYGNIQNLFSITGYDGYDPEIGASGQSVILQNIDNYRYPSQRIYTFGLKLAF; this comes from the coding sequence ATGAGTCACAACAGATTAAATTCTAAGTGCAAGTCTGTCATAGGCAGACCTCTTGCGCTCTCCTTGATGATGTTGTTGCCATTGACTGCTTCCGCCCAAAGTAAGGTGACAGGTACTGTTACCGATGCTAATGGTGAAACCGTAATTGGTGCGACCGTTAAAATCAAGGGTGTTAATGGTGTGGGTACTGTAACTGACTTGGATGGTAAATTCTCTATCAATGCCAAGCCAGGACAGACTCTTGAAATTTCTTATGTTGGTTATTCCAATAAAACCGCTAAAGTACCTGCTAATGGTAAAATCAGTATTGTGATGACCGAAGACACTCACTCTCTCAACGAGGTAGTTGTTGTAGGTTATGGTACCATGAAACGTTCAGATTTGACAGGTTCTGTATCCAGCATTGATGAAAAGGCTATTAAACAAGGTGTTAATACCAGTATGGAACAAGCCATGCAGGGACGTATTGCCGGTGTTCAGGTAACCCAGAACTCTGGTGCTCCTGGTGGTGGTATCTCTGTGCAGATTCGTGGTATTAACTCTTTTAATGGTAATGAACCTCTTTATGTCATTGATGGTATTCCTGTAAGTGGTAATACCAGCAGTAATACTTCCGTATTGGCAAGTATCAACCCTTCAGATATTACCTCTATTGAGGTTTTGAAGGATGCGTCAGCCACAGCCATCTATGGTTCCCGTGCCTCTAATGGTGTCGTTCTCGTAACTACCAAGCGTGGTCAGGATGGTAAGGCGCAGGTTTCTTATGACGGTTATATCGGTTGGCAGGCTATTCCTAAATACCTTGATGTGATGAACCTCAAGGAGTATGCCGATTTCTATAATGCTCGTCAGGAAGCTCGTGGTTATGGTATACGCGAGGACTTTAAGGATCCTTCACTTTTGACCGATGGTACCAATTGGCAGAAGGAACTCTTCCAGACTGCTTTCATGCAGAATCATGCAATAAACGTAAGTGGTGGTAATAAGGACATGCATTACTCTCTCTCTGGCGGTTTCCTCGATCAGGATGGTGTAGGTATAGGTTCCGGCTTTACACGTGCCAGCTTCCGTGCAAACTTTGATACCAATATTAATAAGTGGGTTCAGGTTGGTTTTAATACTGCCTATTCTAATACAAAGCAGACCTTGACTTTCTCTGAGAATGATGTCATCAATACTGCTTTGAACCAGTTCCCTGATGTTGCAGCCCGCAACCCTGATGGCAGTTATGGTGTGCCTGAGGCTAACGATTTCAATACTTCATACAGCAACCCAATCTTTGAGGCTAACATGAAGGAAAACCGTACAAACAACTATCAGTTGGATTACAATGTATTCGCTAACATCAAGCCTGTCAAGGGATTGAATATCCGTATCGAATATGGTGGCAACCGTGGCTGGGGTAACTCTTACTACTTTGTTCCAGACTATTCCGATGGTAATATTAAGGTAGAGAGTCAGAGTACACGTACCAAGACCTTGAGTAAATATAGCTCATTCAAGCAGTATGCTACATACGACTTCGATCCATTCAAGCACAATCACTTCCAGATCATGTTGGGTCACGAGGCTCAGTGGGGTAACTGGGAAAGCCTTTCTGGTAGTCGTAAGGGATATATCTCCGATTCTCTCCACTCTTTGGGAATAGGAGACGCTTCTACCGCCACCAACTCTGGTGATGATGGTACACCATGGGCTATTGAGTCTTACTTCGGTCGTTTGAACTATAATCTCCTGGAGCGTTACCTGTTGACAGCTACTCTGCGTACCGATGGTTCTTCATCCTTCGGTAAGAACAACCGTTGGGGTTGGTTCCCATCTGCAGCTTTGGCTTGGCGTATCACCCAAGAGCCATTTATGAAGGATGTGAAATGGTTGAACAACTGGAAACTCCGTCTTGGATGGGGTCTTGTCGGTAACCAGAGCACAGGTTCTTTTGCTTATGGTGCCACAATGAACAATGTGGCTACCGCATGGGGTACAGGTTATTATCCTGCCCGTTTCCCAAATCCTGACTTGAAGTGGGAGAGCACTAACTCATGGAACGTGGGTATGGACTTTGCCTTCCTAGACAACCGTATCGAGTTTATCGTAGATGCTTACTTGAAGAAGACAGACAACCTCTTGATGGAGGCAGCTCTTCCTTCATACGTCATCAATAACGATTGGCAGGGTATGAGTGCTCCTTGGGTGAACACTGGTTCTATCGAGAATAAAGGTATTGAGTTTACCTTGAACACCGTGAATATCAATAAGGGCGATTGGTCTTGGCGCACAGGTGCCACGCTCTCTATCAACCGCAACAAGTTGACTGCCCTCAACAGTGACGATGCCACCATCTCTGGTAAAATCGGTACAGAGACCTTGACTTTGTCAAAGATCGGTGGACCTGTAGGGCGTTTCTATGGATATAATGTAATCGGTATGTACAAGACAGCCGACGACTTCTATCAGAAGAACAGCAAGGGTGAGTTCTTGCTTGATGCTGCTGGCAACAAGGTTCCTACTCCACGTCCTGCCGATGGCGATGGCAACATGTATCCTATTGCCCCTAACAGCATTTGGGTAGGTGATTATATTTTCGAGGATGTCAATGGCGATGGTAAGATTGATAACAACGACCGTACCTTTATTGGTGATCCTAACCCAGACTTTACCTTCGGTTTGAACAACACCATTACATGGAAGAACTTCGACTTTAGCTTCTTCATCAATGGTAGTGTGGGTGGTGACATCTATAACTATGTTCGCCAGGGACACACCAACCCAGAGAAGTATGGCAACATGATGAAGGAAGTGGCTGGTTATGCCAAGATTGGCTTGATCGACCCTAACGGTTCTGCTACAGATATTAATAATGTATATGTAACCAACCCTACCACTGCTACCACCCAGCGTATCAGTACAGCTGGTCAGAGCCAGAATGATAACAACCGTGTAAGCAGCCGCTTCGTAGAAGATGGTTCTTACCTCCGCTTGAAGTCAATCTCATTGACCTACAACTTCCCTAAGAAGTGGTTGGCTCCATTGCAGATTCAGAGCTTGTCTATCTATGGTAACATCCAGAACTTGTTTAGCATCACAGGTTACGACGGCTATGATCCGGAAATTGGTGCTAGCGGTCAGAGTGTGATTCTCCAGAACATCGATAACTACCGTTATCCATCCCAGAGAATCTATACCTTCGGTTTGAAATTGGCATTCTAA
- a CDS encoding RagB/SusD family nutrient uptake outer membrane protein, with protein MKTKHILMASALAATALMTTSCGSDFLDKTPSGNYTAPTFYSSDAAVRKGVEPLFNKAWFNFNRRALIGIGSFRANDGWNPYVNAEFANFKVTALTEELGLAWSALYNVVTMSNATLANLEEYCTNGVTPSVKQAAEGECYLMRGWAYFYLLRGWGDNILFEDNNKLVQTPIQPLNTEADVLKFIVRDFRKAAELLPETGTDHHPSKYAAKAALAKALLAQSGWEEGSTTDHQRNETTLKEVKKLCDEVINSGQYSLMNNYEDLFKAQNNDNSETVLAMRWASPNSGEWGAMNATYSDLAFPEVTDVNVWGGNLSPSCDMLDYYNEDPADSIRRKATWFSPNCYYSYIKKADGGYTYKHNWMQCKKGVLGTKNDVEPAALAQMASPLNTYIQRLADVYLMKAEAILGNNESTSDPEALAAFDAVHNRARVEAVHPTSITLMDLIRERRIEFCMEYFNWWDMVTWYRWKPQTMLNFFNHQQHRAFEIRENSLYRNSNGTFSYRVIPPGTGTWYITDEEGHVYWNDKLAESENDNTAIKVDGGYTYNVNELVSKYVTGYQAVVLNENNIFMPYPESDVIQNKYLSMPAQPYDFTWDVEK; from the coding sequence ATGAAAACAAAACATATATTGATGGCTTCTGCCTTGGCAGCTACTGCGCTCATGACTACCAGTTGTGGTTCAGACTTCCTTGACAAGACCCCTTCTGGCAATTACACAGCGCCTACTTTCTATTCTTCGGATGCTGCTGTAAGAAAGGGTGTTGAGCCTCTTTTTAACAAGGCTTGGTTCAATTTCAACCGCCGTGCCTTGATCGGTATAGGTTCTTTCCGTGCTAATGATGGATGGAATCCATATGTAAACGCTGAGTTTGCAAACTTTAAGGTTACTGCTTTGACTGAAGAGTTGGGCTTAGCTTGGTCTGCTCTTTACAATGTCGTAACCATGAGTAATGCTACTCTTGCCAACTTGGAAGAGTATTGCACCAATGGTGTAACTCCATCCGTTAAGCAGGCTGCCGAGGGCGAGTGCTACTTGATGCGTGGCTGGGCTTACTTCTATTTGCTCCGTGGTTGGGGTGACAATATTCTCTTTGAGGACAACAACAAGTTGGTTCAGACTCCTATCCAGCCTTTGAACACAGAGGCTGACGTATTGAAGTTTATCGTTCGTGACTTCCGCAAGGCTGCTGAGTTGTTGCCAGAGACTGGAACCGATCATCACCCATCCAAGTATGCAGCAAAGGCAGCCTTGGCTAAGGCTCTCTTGGCTCAGAGTGGTTGGGAAGAAGGCTCAACTACAGACCATCAGCGCAATGAGACAACCTTGAAAGAGGTAAAGAAACTTTGCGATGAGGTAATCAATAGCGGCCAGTATTCTCTGATGAATAACTATGAGGATCTGTTCAAGGCTCAGAACAATGACAATAGCGAAACCGTTCTTGCCATGCGTTGGGCTAGTCCAAATTCTGGAGAGTGGGGCGCCATGAATGCTACTTATTCCGATTTGGCATTCCCAGAAGTAACAGATGTGAATGTATGGGGTGGTAACTTGTCACCTTCATGCGATATGCTTGACTATTACAATGAAGATCCAGCTGATTCTATCCGTCGCAAGGCTACCTGGTTCTCTCCAAATTGCTATTATAGCTATATCAAGAAGGCTGATGGTGGTTATACCTACAAGCACAATTGGATGCAGTGCAAGAAGGGTGTGCTTGGAACTAAGAATGATGTAGAGCCGGCAGCACTTGCTCAGATGGCTTCACCATTGAATACCTATATCCAGCGTTTGGCTGATGTATACCTGATGAAGGCTGAAGCTATTCTCGGTAATAATGAGAGTACCTCTGATCCTGAGGCTTTGGCTGCTTTTGATGCCGTTCATAATCGAGCTCGTGTTGAAGCTGTTCATCCTACAAGCATCACATTGATGGATCTTATCCGTGAGCGTCGCATCGAATTCTGTATGGAGTATTTCAACTGGTGGGATATGGTGACATGGTATCGCTGGAAACCACAGACTATGTTGAACTTCTTCAACCATCAGCAGCATCGTGCTTTTGAAATTCGTGAAAATTCTCTTTATAGAAATTCTAACGGCACATTCTCTTATCGTGTGATTCCACCTGGTACAGGAACCTGGTACATCACTGATGAGGAGGGACATGTATATTGGAATGATAAGTTGGCAGAGAGCGAGAATGACAATACAGCCATTAAGGTTGATGGCGGTTATACATATAATGTCAACGAGTTGGTATCTAAGTATGTAACTGGTTACCAGGCTGTCGTTCTTAATGAGAACAATATCTTCATGCCTTATCCTGAGAGTGATGTTATCCAGAATAAGTACTTGAGCATGCCTGCCCAGCCTTATGATTTCACCTGGGATGTAGAAAAATAA